One Schistocerca piceifrons isolate TAMUIC-IGC-003096 chromosome 11, iqSchPice1.1, whole genome shotgun sequence genomic window carries:
- the LOC124719863 gene encoding 26S proteasome non-ATPase regulatory subunit 10-like produces MQKPFAAGASLEVGDSDCETPLFMAGSEGRVEAVRWLLKVGAQADRRNYYEQTPLHKAAERGHASVIDLLVAACASASADVTDNGGDTPLHLSAEHGHLEATRALLQAGADRGVKNEEQRTPLDVAIKHNRQEVVDILMNYSS; encoded by the coding sequence ATGCAGAAGCCGTTCGCTGCAGGTGCGAGCCTAGAGGTTGGCGACTCGGACTGTGAGACTCCTCTGTTTATGGCTGGCTCAGAGGGCCGCGTGGAGGCCGTGAGATGGCTGTTGAAAGTCGGGGCACAAGCAGACAGAAGAAACTACTACGAGCAAACGCCCCTGCACAAGGCGGCAGAGAGGGGCCACGCGTCCGTGATAGACCTGCTGGTGGCTGCCTGTGCCAGCGCCAGCGCCGACGTCACGGACAATGGCGGCGACACGCCGCTACATCTGTCAGCAGAGCACGGACACCTGGAGGCAACGAGAGCGCTGCTTCAGGCTGGGGCTGATAGAGGCGTCAAAAATGAAGAGCAGAGAACGCCACTGGACGTCGCAATCAAGCACAATAGACAGGAAGTCGTAGATATTCTGATGAACTACTCTTCCTGA